The following proteins come from a genomic window of Ilumatobacter coccineus YM16-304:
- a CDS encoding acyltransferase family protein: MTTFAAPPASPKVDLRDFNAHISRVPYLPGLDGMRALAVVAVMIYHANSTWLPGGFLGVEMFFVISGYLITLLIIAERERTYRVSLVDFWKRRARRLLPALGVLLLLVTVYTAIFEREALGQLRGDVIAGGVYGSNWYQLFVGLGYTAAFDFAPLRHLWSLAVEEQFYVVWPVVMVVLLGRRSTRKIANVSRWLFLAAIVIAIITALLYHPGVIGEPEQTPEAYWWIGDRAISKLDFLYIGSFSRAAGILLGAAFAMIWRPYAVARGPLGRKGPLFDVVALLALAGFAWMCWNIYLVTPEGVADGRLFKGGLFLSSVLTIFVIAAVSHPGARSNRVLGNRVLVWIGVRSYGLYLFHWPIYQAIRGLAGNKLTVNEFVVAMILTVIVTELSFRFVETPIRTGKFMEMVRSARRSPNPGRRRVLVGALAGGTAMTLFAGATLATADLNQSEITEDLDTAQEATVDLASGGAGLGDGPRLEPTVDLPTTPTTLADMDGRVVDFVPVTTLVPVPTTVPENAETGGEEGAGEEPAPATTVPTETDPADEAPVVPATTEPPAPPSTGPVQVGVITDLSAVTPTGIPAPANTAATAISVIALGDSVMLGAAEELQARGVVVDAVKSRQFSAFLPELEVIRQNQLLGSVVVVHLGTNGPFPQTSLDRMMELLWDVPAVIFITSKADRDWVAGNNEKVRALPQDWQNVSVIDWEVLGATCPGDCFYDDDIHLNQAGQNYYADMVGTVIGI; the protein is encoded by the coding sequence ATGACGACGTTCGCGGCGCCGCCTGCGTCCCCCAAGGTCGACTTGCGGGACTTCAATGCTCACATCAGTCGCGTCCCGTACCTGCCCGGGCTCGACGGCATGCGAGCGCTCGCCGTCGTCGCGGTGATGATCTATCACGCCAACTCCACGTGGTTGCCCGGTGGCTTTCTCGGTGTCGAGATGTTCTTCGTCATTTCGGGCTACCTCATCACGCTGCTGATCATCGCCGAACGCGAACGCACCTACCGGGTGTCGCTGGTCGACTTCTGGAAACGTCGAGCCCGCCGTCTGTTGCCCGCGCTGGGCGTCCTGCTGCTGCTCGTCACCGTGTACACCGCGATCTTCGAACGAGAAGCGCTCGGACAGTTGCGCGGCGACGTGATCGCCGGCGGGGTCTACGGATCGAACTGGTATCAACTGTTCGTCGGCCTCGGATACACCGCGGCGTTCGACTTCGCGCCGCTGCGGCACCTGTGGAGCCTGGCGGTCGAAGAGCAGTTCTACGTCGTGTGGCCCGTCGTGATGGTCGTGCTGCTCGGGCGACGCAGCACCCGCAAGATCGCCAACGTCAGCCGGTGGCTGTTCCTCGCGGCGATCGTCATCGCGATCATCACCGCCCTGCTCTACCACCCGGGCGTGATCGGCGAGCCGGAGCAGACGCCGGAGGCGTACTGGTGGATCGGCGACCGGGCGATCTCGAAGCTCGACTTCCTCTACATCGGTTCGTTCTCGCGAGCGGCCGGGATCCTGCTCGGCGCCGCGTTCGCGATGATCTGGCGGCCCTACGCCGTTGCTCGCGGTCCGCTCGGCCGCAAGGGTCCGCTGTTCGACGTGGTGGCGCTGCTGGCGCTCGCCGGGTTCGCGTGGATGTGCTGGAACATCTACCTCGTCACTCCCGAAGGCGTCGCCGACGGGCGGCTGTTCAAGGGCGGCCTGTTCCTGTCGTCGGTGCTCACGATCTTCGTGATCGCCGCCGTCAGCCATCCGGGTGCCCGCTCGAACCGGGTCCTCGGCAACCGCGTCCTCGTGTGGATCGGCGTGCGCTCGTACGGGCTGTACCTGTTCCACTGGCCGATCTATCAGGCGATCCGTGGGTTGGCGGGCAACAAGCTGACGGTCAACGAGTTCGTCGTCGCGATGATCCTGACGGTGATCGTGACCGAGCTGTCGTTCCGGTTCGTCGAGACACCGATCCGTACGGGCAAGTTCATGGAGATGGTGCGCTCGGCACGACGGAGCCCGAACCCGGGTCGCCGCCGAGTACTCGTCGGGGCGCTGGCGGGTGGCACCGCGATGACGTTGTTCGCCGGGGCGACGTTGGCGACCGCGGATCTGAACCAGAGCGAGATCACCGAAGACCTCGACACGGCGCAGGAAGCGACCGTCGACCTCGCCTCCGGCGGCGCAGGTCTCGGCGACGGACCGCGACTCGAGCCGACGGTCGACCTGCCGACGACGCCGACCACGCTGGCCGACATGGACGGGCGCGTCGTCGACTTCGTGCCGGTCACGACGCTGGTTCCGGTGCCGACCACCGTGCCGGAGAACGCCGAGACCGGTGGCGAGGAAGGTGCTGGCGAGGAGCCGGCGCCAGCGACGACCGTGCCGACCGAAACCGATCCGGCCGACGAAGCCCCGGTGGTTCCGGCGACCACCGAACCGCCGGCTCCGCCGTCGACGGGGCCGGTGCAGGTGGGCGTCATCACCGATCTGTCGGCCGTCACTCCGACCGGTATCCCGGCCCCGGCCAACACCGCCGCCACCGCCATCTCGGTCATCGCGCTCGGCGACTCGGTGATGCTCGGCGCCGCCGAAGAACTCCAGGCGCGTGGCGTCGTCGTCGATGCGGTCAAGAGCCGCCAGTTCTCCGCGTTCCTCCCCGAACTCGAGGTGATTCGCCAGAACCAACTGCTCGGCTCGGTCGTGGTCGTCCACCTCGGCACCAACGGCCCGTTCCCGCAGACCTCGCTCGACCGGATGATGGAACTGCTGTGGGACGTGCCCGCCGTGATCTTCATCACCAGCAAGGCCGACCGCGACTGGGTCGCAGGCAACAACGAGAAGGTTCGAGCGCTCCCGCAGGACTGGCAGAACGTGAGTGTCATCGACTGGGAAGTCCTCGGCGCCACGTGC